The DNA window CCACTGCGCGCCGCAGCGCGAACAGCGAGCCGACACCAGGATTGCCCGCCCACGAAAAGACGAGTTTCTTCGCGCAGCCCGCGGCGATCATCTGATCGTAGATGAGGTCCGGTGTAAGCCGGCACAACGTCAGGTCGCGTCTTCGTTGACGGATGATCTCGTGAGCGGCCGCGAAACAGATGAGATGCGTGAAGCCTTCGATGACGAGCGTATCGCCGTCGTGGACGAAGCGGGCGATCGCTTCTTTCATGGGCATCAACTTCGTCGATGCCGGTCGACCGGAGTCGACGGTCACGCCGGGACTCTAAGCTCAGTCAGCACTTCGTCGAACACGCGCAATCCAATGCGGACGTCCTCTTCATCGATGATCAGGGGCGGCGCGATGCGGATCGTGCTGCGGCCGCAGCCGAGCAGAAGCAGACCTTTGCCGAAGGCCGCAAGCTCGATCTGATGCACGAGGTGCTCGTACGGCTCTTTCGTCGCGCGGTCGCGCACGAATTCGACACCGATCATGAGTCCGACGCCGCGCACGTCGCCGATGATGTCGTGCTTCGCTTTCATCGCTCGCAGGCCGGTGAGGAGCAGCCCGCCCATCTTGGCGGCGTTGTCCATCAAGCCGCCTTCGACGAGGTCGAGCGTGGCAAGCGCGGCTGCGCACGCGACCGGATTGCCGCCGAACGTGCTGCCGTGGCTGCCGTGGGCCCACGACATCACCGACTCTTTGGCGATGATGGCGCCGATGGGAAGGCCCGAGCCGAGACCCTTTGCCAACAGTGTGACGTCGGGAGTGACGCCGAGTGTTTGCGACGCGAACATCGTGCCGGTGCGGCCGACGCCCGACTGCACTTCATCGTAGATCAGCACTGCGCCGTGCTCGTCGCAGAAATCGCGCCAGTACTGCAAGAACTCTTTGTGCGGCACGACGTAGCCGCCCTCGCCCAAGATCGGCTCCATGACGACGGCCGCGATCTCGTCCTCGCCGACGCGCTCGCGGAAAAGGTTCGCCGTGGCGGTGCGCCAGTCGGTGGCGTGATAGGGGTTGTCGTACGGCAGATGATACACGCCCGGCATGAGCGGTCCGAAGTGCCTGCGGTACTTCACTTTCGACGACCCGAGCGAGATTGCGCCCATGCTGCGGCCGTGGAACGAACCTTCGAATGAGATGACGTTCTGCCGCTTCGTGTGGCTGCGCGCGAGTTTGATGGCGCCTTCGACGGCCTCGGTGCCGGAATTGGTGAGGAAGACGCGCTTTCTTTCGGCGCCCGGCGCGAGCTTGGCGAGCCGTTCGCAGAGCTGTGCGAAAACCGGGTAGTAGAAATCCGTGGCGCACATGTGCGCGAATTTGTTCAACTGCTCGGTGGCGGCGGCTACGACTTTGGGGTGCGCGTAACCGGTGGACGATACGGCGATGCCGGCCATGAAGTCCAGATAGCGGTTGCCGTCGACGTCTTCGACCATCGCGCCGCTGCCGCGTGCGGCCACGAGCGCGTATTCTTTGATATACGAGGTCGAGGCGTAGCGCTCGTCTTGCGCGATGATCTTCTGCGCGTTCGGACCCGGCGGCGCGACGCCGATGAAAGGATAGTTCTTTTCCATAATGATTGTTCGTTCTGGACGGCCTGACGGGCAACCTTTTTAGGCTATATTGGCTAGTCGCCCGTCAATCATTAGCCTCGTGCCGTATTCCATATGCATTTGTTAGGTCATGCGCGTGCGCGACTGTTCGCGAAGGAACTGCGAGACGTAGTATGGTCCGCAGCCGCCTTTTCCCGTCACCCCGGAACCTTTCCAGCCGGTGAACGATTGAACCCCCGGCCAGGCGCCGGTTGTAGCCCCGCTTCGCCGGTTCACGTACAGAACGCCGGCTTCCATCTCATCGAAGAACCGCTCGATCTCTTTTTCATCGCCGGAAAAGAGGCCGCCGGTCAGGCCAAGATGCGATTTGTTCGATTCTGCCAGAGCTTGATCGAACGAGTCGACGACCCCGACCGCGAGGATGGGCAAGAAGAGTTCGCGCTGGAATAGTTCGTGATCGAGCGGCAATTTCGCCACCGTCGGCGCGACGTAGTAACCGCTGGCGAGCTTGCCGGTCTTGAGCCGCTCGCCGCCGGTCAGTATTCCGCCGTTCGCGCCGGCGGCTGCGGTGCTCTCTTCGTAGGTCTTGACCGCGCTTTCGTTGATCACCGGACCCATGTATACGTCTTTGTCGGTGGGGTCGCCGATCGTGAGCTTCTTCGTCTTCTCCACGAGCATAGTCATAAAGGCGTCGGCGACTTTTTTGTGCACGTACACTCGCGAGCACGCGCTGCATTTCTGGCCTTGCAATCCGAAGGCCGAGCGCATCACGCCGTCGGTGGCCATGTCGAGATCGGCACTCTCCGCGACGATGGCGGCGTTCTTGCCGCCGAGCTCGCCGAGCACCGGCTTTGCGAACGGTCCACCGGAGCCGAATTCGCGCAACAGCCGCATGCCGACTTCTTGCGAACCGGTGAACGCGATGCCGTCGACGTCTTTGTGACTGATCAAATGCTCGCCGACCGTCGCTCCGGATCCGTAGATCAAATTGAAGACGCCTTTGGGCATGCCCGCTTCGTCGTACACGCGCGCGAGCATCGCGCCCGTGAGTTGGACCGTGTTTGCCGGCTTGAACACGACCGCGTTGCCGGCGACGAGCGCAGCGCTGGACATGCCGGTGGCGAGCGCCATCGGGAAATTGAACGGCGCGATGACGGCGAACACGCCGAACGGCCGCAGCACGTCTTGGGTCTGCTCGTTCGGCGAGAGCTTGCCGAGCGGGCGCCGAAAGCCGTCGCTCTGCTCGACTTGGTCGGCGTAGTAGTCGATCAAATCGGCGGATTCTTCGGCATCGCCGAGCGACTCCATGCGGTTCTTGCCGACTTCGATGCTCATGACCGCGGCGATCTCGAATCGCATTTCGCGGATCTTTTCCGCCGCGCGGCGCATGACGGCGACTCGCTCGCGCCAGGGAAGAGCGCCCCACTTCTTCTGTGCTGCTTTTGCGGCGGCGACGGCGCTGTCGACTTGTGCGAGCGATGCCGCCGTGAAATTGCCGACGGTGACGTCGAGGTCGATAGGTGTTTGCGTCGCGTGCGTGCCGCCTTGGCCCTTCACCCATTCGCCGTTGATGTAGAGAAGGTGTTCGCCGCCGAGCGACGCGCGCAGTGATTTGACAGCCTTATCGAACGAGCTGTGGATCTCGTCCATGTTGCCGCCGACGGCGGAATAGGTGATCTTCGGCGCTTTGGTCGACGTTTGTGCGGTCATGTTGCCCTCTTCTAACTCGGTTCCGTAGTAGGGTGAGCACCGCTCACCCATTTTGGGCAAGCGATGCTTGCCCTAGTACGAGGGTGAGCATCGGTCACCCATTTTGGGCAAGCGATGCTTGCCCTAGTACGGCGCCGGCGGTCGCCGCAAGGGCGCCGCGCAAACTCTCGGTCAGCTCGTCGATCTCTTCGAGGGTGATGGTGTACGGCGGCGCGATCATGATGAGGTCGCCGTCGTGACCGTTCGCGTGGCCGACGTTCGGCCAGACGACGAGGCCGTGAGCAAGGCATTCCTTGACGAGCGTCTCAACGACTTTCATCGCTCGCGGGAATGGCTTCTTCGTATCGCGGTCTGCCACCAGTTCCACCGCCGCCAACATGCCGATGCCGCGCACGTCGCCGACCATGTGCGCTCCGGAGCCTTTTGTGAGCAGCGTCTTCAGCGCTTTTTGCAGTTCGGCGCCTAAAAGCGCCGCCCGCTCCACGAGCCGGCGGTCGCGCACGTAATGCATGGTGGCAAGCGCCGCAGCGGCGGCGAGCGGATTGTGCGAATACGTCTGGGCGTGCACGAAACTGCCGCTGCCGCGTGCGATGGTGTCGACGATGGATGTCTTGACCAGCAGCGCCGACAACGGCGAGTATCCGCCGTTCAAGCTTTTGCCTAACGTGATGATGTCCGGCACCACCGGTCCACCGTCACGCGCGCGAAAGTGCTCGAGTGCGAGGAATTTTCCGGTGCGGCCGGCGCCGCTCAGCACTTCATCGGCGATGAAGAGGATGCCGTGCGCGTCGCACAGCTCGCGAATGCGCGCGTAGTAATCGGGCGGAGGCACCGATGCGCCGGTGGACGATCCGCCCACGGGCTCGGCGATAAAAGCGGCGACATTGCCCGGACCGACTCGATCGAGCGCCTTGGCGAACGCCTCGCCGGTCATCGCGGGCGAAGAGTCGCCGAGCGGACCCGCCCGGTATGGATACGGGGCGTCGATCATCGTGACGTCCAGAAGCCACGGCGCATAAATCTTACGGTAGGGCTCGCGCGCGGACGCGGAAAGTGCGAGCAGCGTGTTGCCGTGATAACCCGGCGTGCGGGCGATGATGATTTTGCGCTGCGTTTCGCCGCGCTCCACATGGTACTGCCGCGCGAGTTTTAGCGCCGCCTCAACCGCTTCGGAACCGCTGCTCAAGAAATACGCTTTGCCGATGCCCGGCGGCGCGTGCGCGCACAGCAAATCGGCCAGTTTCTCGACGGGTTCGTTGGTGAATGCGGTGCCGTTGACGTAGGTGAGTCTGTGGGCTTGCACGCCGATTTCAACGGCGACCTCGTCGACACCGTGACCGATGCATGCCACCATCGCGCCGCCCGATCCGTCGAGGTAGCGTTTGCCTTTGTCGTCGTACAGGTACACGCCCTTGCCGCGGACGATAAGCGGCAACTCGACGTTGAGCTTCCGGTAAAAAACGTGGCCATTCATCGGACGTTCAAAGTTCGGCGGACGGGGGGCCGGGCGCCTGCGGCACGTGCGACCGATGCTCCATCGGCGCGGAGCGCAGCGCCTGCGCCACGCAGAATGCGATGCACGGAACGAGCGCCGCGTTGATGGCGATCGCGATGATCAGCAGCGCGAAGGCGGTCTTGCCTAGCGACGCCATCAGCGCGGCCTCCAGCACCACCGCCGGCACGAGAAATCGCGCGACACGATAGTCGCGCACCGCGACCAGATAGGCAAAGCCGAGGGTGCACGCTCCGAGAATGCCTTCGTCGACTGCGTATAGGCGAAGCAACGGAATCGACGCCACGAATTTCGCGCCATATGATGCGGCGATCACCTGGCTTGGGGCGCCGACCAGCAGCGCCACCACAACCCCGGTCACGAGCAGCCCGGCGCCGAACGCGATCGCGAGCAATCGTGAAAGCGATTCCCGGCTCGCGTGATGCGCTGCCGCCGCTTTCGGCATGAGCACCAGACCGATCAGGCCGACGCCGTAGGGAATGATGCGCGCGATCGTCCCTGCTGCTCCATAGTAGCCCGCTTCGTCGCCGGACAGATGATGTTTGGCGAAGATGGTATCGATGAACATGAGCGCGGCGGTGCACGCACCCACGCCGAGAACTTTGAGCGATTCTCCGCCGAGGCGCAGATGCGAGTGTTCGGCTTGGTCGTACGTCGATGCCGGGGCGCGCGCGATGAACGGCGGCACGAGCACGCCGGCAGCGAATGCGCTACCTGCCACGAATCCGGCCAGCGCACCGAGCACCTGCCAGCCCAAAGCGACGAACGTCACGGCCACGATCAATTTGACGACCGATTCGCCGATGAGCGACGATGCAAAAAAACCGAAACGGTGCGCTCCCTGCGCGCAGCCGCGCAGGAACGAAGCGAATATATTGGCGGCGCAATATGTGGCGAATGCGATCCATAGATCCCACCGCTCGATGTGCAGATATGGGGCGAGCGCTAAGCTCGCGACGAGTATGCAGACGCCGACGACGAGCGCAACGCCGAACGCGGCGCGCGCGGCGTGCCGCACGAACGAACCGATGTCGTCGTCGCGATGGCCGACCCAAAGCTTGGCCCCTTCCTGAACCGCGACGCCGTTCAGCGCCGTGCCGACAACGCCTACCAGAGCCGCGATCGCGATCAATGCGGTCAGCGTGCCGTATTGTTCGGGACCGAGCCTGCGCGAGACGATGAAATGGAATGCGTAATTGAGTAGATTTGCTACCAGCGCCGCCCCGATGACGAGGCCTGCGTCACCGGCGAGACCTCGCAGATCGAACGCGCCCCGTGCGGACGGTACGGGCGGCGTCACGGAATCCATCGCAAAGCCATTGTCTGCGCCTTCGCAACCGGCCTTCACAAAAGGGCGGCGCGACGCTTGGACCGAAGGCAACGCGCCTCTCGGGCTGCGTGAGCATTGCTGCTTGTGCGTGAGGATATTTTCGTGGCAACCGTCGTCGGCATATTTCCGGATACCGCATCCGTAGCGTCTCTGCTCAGCGCGCTAGGCGCCGCCGGCCATGACGTCTCGCGCGCTCAAATCCTCGGCAACATGGATGTGCCGACGGAGATCGCAAATACCGGCGCGCAATACACGTGGCTCGGCGACGTGAATCGCGGGAGCGGCGGCGGCGGCTTCGGGAATTTGGCCGGAGGCGTCGGGGTTCCCGGAATCGGCCTCGGCGACCGCACCGAAGGCGTCATCTACGGAGATAGCGTCAATGATTATCTGGCGTCGTTGAATGTGCCTGATGGCCGCAACGACGACTACGCCATCGCGATTGAATCCGGTCGGACCGTAGCGGGCTTGCTCGTACCCGACACCGACACCGACGCAGTGCGCAACCTATTCACGTCTTCCGGCGCAACGGTCGTCGACGTCTTCTAGTCTTATCGCATCTGTAGGAGGGCAAGCATCGCTTGCCCTGTTTTTTTGTTCCCTGTAGGAGGGCAAGCATCGCTTGCCCTAGTCGACGCGACCTTATCATATAGATCACCAGAACTGATCGACGATTCCGCACCAGCGATACTCGGTCGCCTCGCGAACGAGTGCGGCCCGTACCGGGTTTTGAGTAATGTAGTACGCTATACGAAACTCCGAGTCGTTGCCTCGTAGAATTCTGTCATAGTAGCCATAATGCCAGCGAATCGTTTCGCCCATGCTCTTCAGACTCTTCATACTTTCGTGCTTTAGGGTTGCGATTATTCGCGATAGACTTCGTTCGGATGATCTAAGCTTTAGCAGCATGTGCACGTGGTCGGGCATCACGCAATAGGATAGCAACCAATACCATCCGCGTTCGCAATACCTAAAGATAACATCGCGCATAGCTCTAGCCGCTTCAGGTTTGGCGAATATCTGGCAGCGATCCCAGACGCTGAACGTTACAAAGAAAACGCGCTGACTAGCGTAATCCAGTGACGGAAGTCGTGGCGGCGTTCGTAGTTGTGGCACACCTTCGATGTCGCGTCTCCGAAACCGCGGGGCAAGCGAGGCTGCCCTCCTAAATTGGAAACGCCGGCGCAAGCGATGCTTGCCCTAATACGGTTTCCATTTTACGGTTCGTTGAGGGAGCCCATCCGATAGCCGCGCGCGTCGATCTCGATCGCCGCGTAACCGACTTCATGCAACGCTCGCTCCACGAGCACGCGCCGCGCGTGCAGCCGCGCGATGTCCGTCGTCGGGACTTCCACGCGCGCGACCGAACCGAAATGGCGCACGCGCACCACGGGAAATCCTGTCGCGCGTAGAAAGCGCTCCGCCAAATCGATTCTGCGCAAGGCGTCGATCTCGATGCGCGTGCCGTGCGGCACGCGCGACGACAGACACGGTGTCGCGGGTTTATCCCAGACATCGAGCCCAAGATGCTTTGCGATCGACCGCACTTCGGCTTTGCAGATCCCGGCTTCGGCTAGCGGACTTCGCACGCCAAGTCGTTTCGCCGCGCCGCGGCCCGGCCGCGAATCGAGCGGCGCCGTGCCGTCGTCGGCATTGAACCCGTCGACGACGTATGCAAACTCCTGCTCGCGCGCGATCGCGACGAGTTTGCCGTACAGCTCGTCCTTGCAATAAAAACAGCGGTTCACCGGATTGGCGCGATAGCGCTCGTCTTCGAACTCTGCGGTTGCGATGGTCTCGTGGCGCGCTCCAATGGCTCGTGCCAGCGCTGCCGCCGCTTCCGCTTCACCGCGAGCGACCGACGGAGAAATGCCGGTTACGCCGAGCGCTCGTTCTCCGAGCTCTTGGACGGCGATCGCGAGCACGACCGAGCTATCGACGCCGCCGGAAAAGGCGACGACGGCGCTCCCGAGCGAACGCACGATCTCTCTCATGGACGTTTCGCGACGCGCGTCGATCATCGGCGCGCTTTTCCAGCGAGCCATTCGTCGGCTATGCGTTCGGCCCGTCGCATCACGTCGACGAGCGCCGCTCCGTCGCGGCGCGCGATGGCCCGCACATCCTCGTATTCCGGCCTAGCGCGCGGTCCGGCGGGTGTCTGAGTGATTTTGACGCGAAACGATCCCATATCCGAATTGATCTGCTCGACCGCGCGCACGCCGATGGTGCGCCGCGCCGTCCACCTGCGGACGCCGATGCTCGTCGTCTCGGCGAGCATAACGGCCACCACTGCGTCCGCACGCTCGAGCGGCGCCAGCGCGCGGACCACGGTTCCCGGCCGCCCCTTTTTCATCAGCGCAGCTTCAGTCCACACGTCGACCGCACCGGCCGCGAACATCCGCTCGAAGAGATGTTCGTATATCTGCGGATTCATGTCGTCGATGTTGGTCTCGATCTGTTCGATGTCGCCCGCGCCATCGGCGCCGGATGCCCCAATCGCATCCTCCGCGAGCACGTCGCCGATCACGACGCGCAACACGTTTGCAAATGGAAATTCGGAGCGCCCGCTACCGTAGCCGATGCCGCGCACCGTCATCGGGGGTCTGAGCCCGAATTGAGAAACGGTCGTCAAAATCGCCGCACCGGTCGGCGTGACCAGCTCGCCGTCGACGTCTATCTCGTAACACGGAAAACCGCGCAGGAGCTCCATCGTGGCAGGCGGCGGCGACGGCAAAGTGCCGTGACCCGCGTGAACGCTTCCCCGTCCGCACGGCAAACGCGAGCAATAGACCCGGTCGATGTCGAGCATGAACAAGCCCAAAGCCGCTCCCGCGATATCCACGATCGCGTCGATCTGGCCGACCTCGTGAAACGCGATCTCGTCGATAGGCACGCGGTGCACGCGCGCTTCGGCTTCACCAAGGCGGTGATAGATCGCACACGCCGTCTTCTCAACCGCAGCCGGAAAACCGGCGGCGCGAACGATTGCAAGCACGTTGGCGAGTTTGCGGTGTGCGTGCGCCCCGTGACCGCCCGCGCCCGCGAGATGATCTTCGCCGGGGACATCGACGTCGAGATACAACGCGCCGACACCGCGCTTGCTTACGGATTCGGCGCGCATCGTCCAGCCTTCAACCGGCAGCCGCCGCAGTTCGCGCTGCAGCGCGTCCATGCTCAAGCCCGCGTCCACCAGTGCGCCCAATATCATATTGCCGCTCGCGCCCGCGAAGCAATCGAAACACGCGATCCTCATGCGTGGCGCTCCGCGGCGCGGACCGCGACCCGGTTGATGCGCGATGCGGCGCATGCCGCGCCAAATCCGTTGTCTATATTGACGACGGCAACGCCGCCGGCGCAGGCGTTGAGCATGGTCAGCAGCGCGGCGAGTCCGCCAAACGATGCGCCGTAGCCGACACTCGTCGGCACCGCGATCACGGGTTTGTCGGTGAGTCCGGCGATGACGCCCGGCAACGCGCCGTCCATTCCCGCCACCGCCACCACGACGTTGGCTTGGCGCAGTGCCCCGATGTGCCCGAGCACTCGGTGCAGACCAGCGACACCGACATCGTCTAAGCGCGCGACATTGTTGCCCATGAGGTCGAGCGCGACCGCTGCTTCGGAGCCCACCGCGCGATCTGCCGTACCGGCCGACACCACGCAAGCCAGGCCCACGCGCGCTTGCGGTTCGCGTTCCAGCGCGATGATCCGCGCGTCGGCGTGAAAAATAGCGTGCGGCAACTCGCGCTGCACGGCGTCGAACTGCTCGCGCGTCACGCGCGTGGCCATCACCGTTCCGGCGCGCGCGCACAGCGCGACCGCGATCTCGGCGACTTGCCGCGGCGTCTTGCCCTCGGCGAAGATCACTTCGGCGAAGCCCGTGCGTTCGGCGCGCAGATGATCGAGCTCCGCATAGTCGAGAGCATCGTCGCGCACGTGTCCGCCAAGATAAGCCGATGCCTCATCGATCGAGACGGCGCCGTCGCGCACCGATTGGAGCAGACGCGCAAGCGTGGAGCGTTCATCGTTGGTCACGGGGATGCGGGTTTCTACCATTTTGTGAATCCGCCCCCTAAGGGACAGTAAGCATTAAGGAATGATTCATGTTCGTTCATCTATGGGCAAGCGATGCTTGCCCTCCTACACGCGGGTTGCGGGAATCCGCCGCCGCCGCTTGGAACGACGTTGCGTACTCAACCGAACCGAGGTCCGAATGTCTCTAGCCGCGCACGGCTCGCCTTCAGATACCCCAGTCTTCCGTTTCGCCAAACGCATGCGCGGTCTCAAAGCCAGCGCCATCCGCGAAATCCTCAAAGTCACCGAGATGCCCGACGTCATCTCGTTCGCCGGCGGATTGCCCGCGCCCGAGCTCTTCCCGGTCACTCAATTCGCCGAGGCGTGCCGCGAAGTGCTCGAGACCCAAGGCGCCGAGGCTTTGCAGTACAGCGTCACCGAGGGCTATCCACCGCTGCGCGAGTGGATCTCGGGGTATCTGCACGAGACCATCGGCCTCGAATGCACCGCGAACCAAGTGCTCATCATCAGCGGCTCGCAGCAGGGACTTGATCTCGTCGGGAAGGTGCTGCTCGATCCTGGCGACACCGTCATCATCGAAAATCCGGCGTACCTCGGCGCCATCCAAGCATTCGATGCATACGAAGCGCGCTACATCAACGTCGGCACCGACGGCGACGGCATCGTCATCGCGGATCTCGAGCGCGCCCTGCGCGACGGCGTCCGCACCGGCAAGCGCGCGAAGCTCCTGTACCTCGTGCCGAATTTCCAGAATCCGAGCGGCATCACGCTCACGCTTGCGCGGCGTCTGGCCGTCATCGAGCTGTGCGCTCGATTCGGCGTGCCCATCTTCGAAGACGATCCGTACGGCCGTCTACGCTATTCCGGCGAGCACATTCCGTCGATCACCGCACTCGCCCACGGCGATAATTGCATCTACATGAGCACCGTGAGCAAGACGATCGCGCCGGGCATGCGGATCGCGTGGCTCGTCACCAACGATCGCGCCGTGTACGAGAAGATCGTGCCCGCCAAACAAGCCGCCGACCTGCACACCTCGTCGTTCACGCAACGCGCGGTCTACGCGTACGCGCGGCGCCCGGGCCAAGTGGAGGGGCACGTCCGTGAGATGCTGCCGGTGTACACGCGCCGGCGTGACGTGATGCTCGCCGCGCTCGCCGTGCACATGCCCGAAGGCACGACGTGGACGCGACCCGACGGCGGATTGTTCGTGTGGGTCACGCTGCCCGGCGGAATAGACACGCAACTTCTATTGGCCCATGCCGCGCGCGAGAAAGTCGCGTTCGTGCCAGGCGCTCCATTTTGGGTCAACCGCGATGTCCGCAACACCATGCGCCTGAACTTCAGCAACGGCGCCGACGAAAAGATCAAGACGGGCATCGAACGGCTCGGCCGGTTGGTCAAGGCCTCGCTGGAAGGCGCGCTCTAGCGGATGTCTCGGGCCGTCGCCTGCGCGGCGCTCGTTCTCGCCGGAACCTTTCCCCCCGCTGCGGCGTTTGCCGCCACCGCTCATCCCGCGGTCACCGTCACAGGCGACCTCGTCTCGTTCTACGCCGGGCACGTCGTGCTCGACGCGCGCGGCCGCGCGCACCTCGACGACGGCGTGCTGCATGTCACCGCCGATCGCATCGTCCTCGATCTGCGCGCGAACCGGTACGTGGCCGCCGGCAACGTGGTCGCCGCGCCGGCGTTCGGGGGCGGCGCGCCGGTCAGCGGCGCGGCGATGAGCGTGGATCTCAAAACGCATCAAGGATTATTCGTCTCCGTCACGCCGGCGGTGTCGCGCACGGCAATCGATGGACAAAACGTCAGCGCCACCCTCGACGCGACGGTCCTTCCTCCGGATCCGCTCGCCCTTCCCGACGTCAGCGGCGAGATGCCGTTCGCCGTGGCGCCGCGCGCGGTCGCGCACCTCGGCGCCGACGTGCGCTTGCAGCGAGCGCGCGTGCTCGTGCCGGGCGGACGAACGGTCGGCCTCCCGTCATACGTGTACACGTTTTCGTCCGATCAAGGATACAACGTCACGAACATCGCCAACAGCGGTGAAGATGTGCCGATCCTGTTCGGCAGCACGCGCAACTCCATCCAGGGCGCGCACTTCGCGTACGACCAGCTCGTCAAAGTCAGCCTCGGACTCGACGAGCATATCGTCGACGGCCAGCGATCGTACCTCATCGCGTCGGTCGCGCCGCTCAACGGACCGCGTCACATCGGCAACTTTCTCTGGGTTGACGACGTGAACTCCCACACGACGCAGACCTATACCGCTGGCGCCGTGAACGGTTCGGGGGTGTCGCAAGGCTACGATTTATTGGACACGGCCCATCGTTCGTATTTCGATCTATCCGCGCAGACCTTTGGCGGATCCGGCCAGCGCTCCACAAGAATCGGCTGGCAAGGCTACGATCAGCAGTTCAGCCCCAAAGGACTCGGTTCGTTCTTGTACTTCCATCTCAGGAGCGAATACGGGTTGGGATACACGGCCACCCCATTCAACTCGATCCCGTTCGCGGCCGACGTCGTGCTGCCGCGCTCCGTCTGGCACACCGGGCTTGAGCTGTATACCTCGACGTCCGCGTTCAAGATCGCGCAAGGTTCGAGCGTCACGCTCTCCGCAGATTACAAGTCGCTCCACGAGACGTTGCCGCACTCGCAATTCGCCGCATCGTACAGCGCATCGCTGAGCCACGTGTGGAGCAATCAATTGAGCACGAGTATTTCGGAGACGCTTGAACCGATCCACGACGGCTATCCAAACCCCGGTGACGGGCTGCCGCCGGCCGGCTATCGAACGGTTTTCGACAGCCAGCAAGCCGCGGTGTTCTATTCCAACGCAAGCGCGTTCGCGTTGAGTCTGAACGCCACGCACGATTCCGCCGGAACCGACAATCCCACCGGGATCGCGGTCCAGCCGTGGTCGCTCGGCGCCGACGTGCGGTTCCGCGTTTCGCGGTCCCTTTCGCTTGACATCAGCAGGTCTTACTTCTTCGGCTTTGAAGGCCGCCGCTTCGGCTCGTTCGGATTTCAGATCTTTCCTTGAGGAGCGCCGGCAAAACATGAAGGTACTCGTCACCGGCGGCGCCGGTTACATCGGCGTGGTGCTCTGCGAACAGCTCCTCAACGCCGGCCACAACGTGCGCGTGCTCGACCGGCTCTATTGGGGCCGTGCGCCGTTGCGGCATTTGGCGGACCGTATCGAAGTCGTGCAGGCCGATGTCCGCGACGTCCCCGCAGACGTGTTCGACGG is part of the Candidatus Eremiobacteraceae bacterium genome and encodes:
- a CDS encoding acetyl ornithine aminotransferase family protein — encoded protein: MEKNYPFIGVAPPGPNAQKIIAQDERYASTSYIKEYALVAARGSGAMVEDVDGNRYLDFMAGIAVSSTGYAHPKVVAAATEQLNKFAHMCATDFYYPVFAQLCERLAKLAPGAERKRVFLTNSGTEAVEGAIKLARSHTKRQNVISFEGSFHGRSMGAISLGSSKVKYRRHFGPLMPGVYHLPYDNPYHATDWRTATANLFRERVGEDEIAAVVMEPILGEGGYVVPHKEFLQYWRDFCDEHGAVLIYDEVQSGVGRTGTMFASQTLGVTPDVTLLAKGLGSGLPIGAIIAKESVMSWAHGSHGSTFGGNPVACAAALATLDLVEGGLMDNAAKMGGLLLTGLRAMKAKHDIIGDVRGVGLMIGVEFVRDRATKEPYEHLVHQIELAAFGKGLLLLGCGRSTIRIAPPLIIDEEDVRIGLRVFDEVLTELRVPA
- a CDS encoding aldehyde dehydrogenase family protein gives rise to the protein MTAQTSTKAPKITYSAVGGNMDEIHSSFDKAVKSLRASLGGEHLLYINGEWVKGQGGTHATQTPIDLDVTVGNFTAASLAQVDSAVAAAKAAQKKWGALPWRERVAVMRRAAEKIREMRFEIAAVMSIEVGKNRMESLGDAEESADLIDYYADQVEQSDGFRRPLGKLSPNEQTQDVLRPFGVFAVIAPFNFPMALATGMSSAALVAGNAVVFKPANTVQLTGAMLARVYDEAGMPKGVFNLIYGSGATVGEHLISHKDVDGIAFTGSQEVGMRLLREFGSGGPFAKPVLGELGGKNAAIVAESADLDMATDGVMRSAFGLQGQKCSACSRVYVHKKVADAFMTMLVEKTKKLTIGDPTDKDVYMGPVINESAVKTYEESTAAAGANGGILTGGERLKTGKLASGYYVAPTVAKLPLDHELFQRELFLPILAVGVVDSFDQALAESNKSHLGLTGGLFSGDEKEIERFFDEMEAGVLYVNRRSGATTGAWPGVQSFTGWKGSGVTGKGGCGPYYVSQFLREQSRTRMT
- a CDS encoding aspartate aminotransferase family protein, which gives rise to MNGHVFYRKLNVELPLIVRGKGVYLYDDKGKRYLDGSGGAMVACIGHGVDEVAVEIGVQAHRLTYVNGTAFTNEPVEKLADLLCAHAPPGIGKAYFLSSGSEAVEAALKLARQYHVERGETQRKIIIARTPGYHGNTLLALSASAREPYRKIYAPWLLDVTMIDAPYPYRAGPLGDSSPAMTGEAFAKALDRVGPGNVAAFIAEPVGGSSTGASVPPPDYYARIRELCDAHGILFIADEVLSGAGRTGKFLALEHFRARDGGPVVPDIITLGKSLNGGYSPLSALLVKTSIVDTIARGSGSFVHAQTYSHNPLAAAAALATMHYVRDRRLVERAALLGAELQKALKTLLTKGSGAHMVGDVRGIGMLAAVELVADRDTKKPFPRAMKVVETLVKECLAHGLVVWPNVGHANGHDGDLIMIAPPYTITLEEIDELTESLRGALAATAGAVLGQASLAQNG
- a CDS encoding oligosaccharide flippase family protein, yielding MDSVTPPVPSARGAFDLRGLAGDAGLVIGAALVANLLNYAFHFIVSRRLGPEQYGTLTALIAIAALVGVVGTALNGVAVQEGAKLWVGHRDDDIGSFVRHAARAAFGVALVVGVCILVASLALAPYLHIERWDLWIAFATYCAANIFASFLRGCAQGAHRFGFFASSLIGESVVKLIVAVTFVALGWQVLGALAGFVAGSAFAAGVLVPPFIARAPASTYDQAEHSHLRLGGESLKVLGVGACTAALMFIDTIFAKHHLSGDEAGYYGAAGTIARIIPYGVGLIGLVLMPKAAAAHHASRESLSRLLAIAFGAGLLVTGVVVALLVGAPSQVIAASYGAKFVASIPLLRLYAVDEGILGACTLGFAYLVAVRDYRVARFLVPAVVLEAALMASLGKTAFALLIIAIAINAALVPCIAFCVAQALRSAPMEHRSHVPQAPGPPSAEL
- the larE gene encoding ATP-dependent sacrificial sulfur transferase LarE translates to MIDARRETSMREIVRSLGSAVVAFSGGVDSSVVLAIAVQELGERALGVTGISPSVARGEAEAAAALARAIGARHETIATAEFEDERYRANPVNRCFYCKDELYGKLVAIAREQEFAYVVDGFNADDGTAPLDSRPGRGAAKRLGVRSPLAEAGICKAEVRSIAKHLGLDVWDKPATPCLSSRVPHGTRIEIDALRRIDLAERFLRATGFPVVRVRHFGSVARVEVPTTDIARLHARRVLVERALHEVGYAAIEIDARGYRMGSLNEP